From Bradyrhizobium sp. NDS-1, the proteins below share one genomic window:
- a CDS encoding MFS transporter produces MENARARRFAPTALMLGNLVTGCSVLAPAGMLPELAGGLDVSIHAAGLLITFGAVTLCIGSPLTAWLTSRIERRTLLTTTLVVLALGNLASAFAPDYTSLLVIRLVMLAVGALYTPQAAGTGALIVPAERRGSTIAYIFLGWSLAAAVGLPLITFIASRYGWRAAYGEIGVLGCISFVLLLLRLPAGLKGAPVDLKTWREVGGNRTILLLLAITMLQMSGQFVVFTFMGPLLNKLTGAGPDAIGTVFALYGVCGFLGVVIATRIVDTWGPYRTSLLFACLLLTGITGWALGAGTLAFMTCGVAIWGLGFASTNSMQQVRLVAAAPPLASATVALNTSVLYIGQAVGSAIGGLLFARELLHTLGFVAVGFVAVALILLILTRPRSAAAAA; encoded by the coding sequence ATGGAAAATGCGCGCGCCCGGCGTTTCGCGCCAACCGCCCTGATGCTTGGCAATCTCGTCACCGGCTGCTCCGTGCTGGCCCCAGCGGGCATGCTGCCGGAGTTGGCGGGCGGGCTCGACGTCAGCATTCATGCAGCCGGGCTGCTGATCACCTTCGGCGCGGTGACGCTCTGCATCGGCTCGCCGCTGACGGCCTGGCTGACCAGTCGCATCGAACGTCGGACGTTGCTCACGACGACGCTGGTGGTGCTTGCCTTGGGCAATCTCGCCTCGGCCTTTGCGCCCGACTACACCAGCCTCCTCGTCATTCGTCTCGTGATGCTCGCGGTCGGCGCACTCTATACGCCGCAGGCCGCCGGCACGGGGGCCTTGATCGTGCCGGCCGAGCGGCGGGGCAGCACCATCGCCTATATCTTTCTCGGCTGGTCGCTCGCTGCTGCCGTTGGCCTTCCGCTGATCACCTTCATCGCCAGCCGCTATGGCTGGCGCGCGGCCTATGGCGAAATCGGAGTGCTCGGCTGCATCAGCTTCGTGCTGTTGCTGCTGCGGCTTCCGGCGGGCCTGAAGGGCGCGCCGGTGGATTTGAAGACCTGGCGCGAGGTCGGCGGCAACAGGACGATTCTGCTGCTGCTTGCGATCACCATGCTGCAAATGTCGGGGCAGTTCGTGGTGTTCACCTTCATGGGCCCGCTGCTCAACAAGCTCACCGGCGCCGGCCCCGATGCGATTGGCACGGTGTTCGCGCTCTACGGCGTCTGCGGTTTCCTCGGCGTCGTCATCGCCACCCGCATCGTCGACACTTGGGGCCCTTATCGCACCTCGCTGCTGTTCGCCTGCCTGTTATTGACCGGGATCACGGGCTGGGCGCTCGGCGCGGGCACGCTTGCTTTCATGACGTGCGGGGTCGCGATCTGGGGCCTCGGCTTTGCGTCGACCAATTCGATGCAGCAGGTGCGGCTGGTCGCTGCCGCGCCGCCGCTTGCATCGGCGACCGTCGCGCTCAACACCTCCGTCCTCTACATCGGCCAGGCGGTCGGCTCTGCCATCGGCGGACTGTTGTTCGCCCGCGAGCTCCTGCATACGCTCGGCTTCGTCGCGGTCGGTTTCGTCGCGGTGGCGCTGATCCTGCTGATCCTGACCCGGCCCCGGTCCGCTGCCGCAGCGGCCTGA
- a CDS encoding alpha/beta hydrolase has product MVGAVPKMRADSRAGRTPSGRRGRALKIGLISALVPMSLSLGQCGKAPNPAALAANSQANVQGGSQVVAKTHPQVASGDTFEDRFPAPQFKERFPSASESLLQRQMSDFSPKRAVQPQAPEQAPYKVASLEPQVPYKRPPRDDLTTLVSMKSSAFPYFGNNPASDAPFLNISKGDRRGHRSYSGRVFWQDETYNDSRVLMHVPEHFDVRKPGVIVVFFHGNGATLERDVRDRQLVPKQITDSGANAVLLAPQMAVDAADSSAGKFWQPGGFKRFMAEAADHLARVTGDPTSARAFANMPIVIVGYSGGFLPTAWSLEVGGISDRVRGVVLLDAVYGEMDKFASWIESHRSGFFVSAYTRHTARRDRELMSMLRQKGISVAEDMDGPLRPGSVVFVETGDGITHRDYVTRAWTRDPLKDVLVKMAATPALALTRVASSR; this is encoded by the coding sequence ATGGTCGGGGCCGTTCCGAAAATGAGAGCTGACAGCCGTGCCGGCCGGACGCCGTCCGGTCGGCGCGGTCGTGCGCTCAAGATCGGCCTGATCTCAGCCTTGGTGCCGATGTCGCTGTCACTGGGTCAATGCGGCAAGGCGCCGAACCCGGCGGCGCTCGCGGCGAATTCGCAGGCCAATGTCCAAGGAGGCAGTCAGGTCGTCGCGAAAACCCATCCCCAAGTGGCAAGCGGCGACACGTTCGAGGATCGCTTCCCTGCTCCGCAGTTCAAGGAACGCTTCCCCTCGGCGAGCGAAAGTCTCCTGCAACGGCAGATGTCGGACTTCTCGCCCAAGCGCGCCGTGCAGCCGCAGGCGCCCGAGCAGGCCCCCTACAAGGTCGCTTCGCTGGAGCCGCAGGTCCCCTACAAGCGTCCGCCACGCGACGATTTGACGACGCTCGTCAGCATGAAATCGTCGGCCTTTCCCTATTTCGGCAACAACCCCGCCTCCGACGCGCCCTTCCTCAACATCTCCAAGGGCGATCGCCGTGGCCATCGCAGCTATTCCGGTCGCGTGTTCTGGCAGGACGAGACCTACAATGACAGCCGCGTGCTGATGCACGTGCCCGAGCATTTCGACGTGCGCAAGCCCGGGGTGATCGTGGTGTTCTTCCACGGCAATGGCGCAACGCTCGAGCGCGACGTGCGTGATCGTCAGCTCGTGCCCAAGCAGATCACCGATTCCGGCGCCAATGCCGTGCTGCTTGCACCGCAGATGGCGGTCGATGCCGCCGATTCCAGCGCCGGCAAGTTCTGGCAACCGGGCGGCTTCAAGCGCTTCATGGCGGAAGCGGCCGACCACCTCGCTCGCGTCACCGGCGATCCCACCAGCGCGCGCGCCTTCGCCAACATGCCGATCGTGATCGTCGGCTACAGCGGCGGCTTCCTGCCGACGGCCTGGAGCCTGGAAGTCGGCGGCATCAGCGACCGCGTCCGCGGCGTCGTGCTGCTCGATGCCGTCTACGGCGAAATGGACAAGTTCGCATCCTGGATCGAGAGCCACCGCTCCGGCTTCTTCGTCAGCGCCTACACCCGCCACACCGCGCGGCGGGACCGCGAGCTGATGAGCATGCTGCGGCAAAAGGGCATCAGCGTCGCCGAGGACATGGACGGACCATTGCGGCCCGGCAGCGTGGTGTTCGTCGAGACCGGCGACGGCATCACCCATCGCGACTATGTCACCCGCGCCTGGACGCGGGATCCGCTCAAGGACGTGCTGGTGAAGATGGCGGCGACGCCAGCGTTGGCGCTGACGCGCGTCGCCTCGAGCCGCTAG
- a CDS encoding APC family permease: MTASDAGTTPWTRRLTGNGTGVSALVATAIVVADMIGVGVFTSLGFQVKDIPSGFSILLLWTVGGIVALCGVFAYSELGAMFPRSSGEYNFLGRAYHPAFGFLAGWVSATVGFAAPVALAAMAFGEYAKSVQPDLPPIPLAIAVVWLVSLVQLTGVRHSSTFQLISTIIKVALIVAFLVAGFVIGVPQPIAFTPQPGDIAHIVSAPFAIGLVFVMYSFSGWNAATYIIGEMNMPQRNLPRAMLAGTLIVLVLYVALNAVFLYSTPVGELAGQLDVASVAGSAIFGDFGGRIVGAMICVGLISSISAMMWIGPRVMMTMGEDIPALRVFSKRSASGAPAYAILFQLVVANLLLFTRSFEAVLDFIQFALLFCSFFTVAGVIKLRITDPDLPRPYRTWGYPFTPLVFLLVTGFMMYYLLTERPVQSLAGMLVMLSGLLIYAVFRRRPVAAGNSHNRE, translated from the coding sequence ATGACGGCATCAGATGCGGGCACCACACCCTGGACTCGCCGGCTGACCGGAAACGGGACCGGGGTCTCGGCCCTTGTCGCAACCGCCATCGTCGTGGCCGACATGATCGGGGTCGGCGTCTTCACCAGCCTCGGCTTCCAGGTCAAGGATATCCCGTCCGGCTTCTCGATCCTGCTGCTCTGGACCGTCGGTGGCATCGTCGCGTTGTGCGGGGTGTTCGCCTACAGCGAACTCGGGGCGATGTTTCCGCGCTCGAGCGGCGAGTACAATTTCCTCGGCCGTGCCTATCATCCGGCCTTCGGCTTTCTCGCCGGCTGGGTGTCGGCCACGGTGGGGTTTGCGGCGCCGGTCGCGCTCGCGGCGATGGCGTTCGGCGAATATGCCAAATCGGTCCAGCCCGATCTGCCGCCGATCCCGCTCGCCATCGCTGTGGTGTGGCTGGTCTCGCTTGTGCAGCTGACCGGCGTCAGGCACTCCTCGACCTTCCAGCTGATCTCGACGATCATCAAGGTCGCGCTGATCGTCGCCTTCCTGGTCGCCGGTTTCGTCATCGGCGTGCCGCAACCGATCGCCTTCACCCCGCAGCCGGGCGACATCGCCCACATCGTCAGCGCACCCTTCGCGATCGGGTTGGTCTTCGTGATGTACTCGTTCTCGGGCTGGAATGCCGCGACCTACATCATCGGTGAGATGAACATGCCGCAGCGGAATCTGCCGCGCGCGATGCTCGCGGGCACGCTGATCGTGCTCGTCCTGTATGTCGCGCTGAACGCGGTGTTTCTCTACTCCACGCCGGTCGGCGAACTCGCCGGCCAGCTCGACGTCGCCAGCGTCGCCGGCAGCGCCATCTTCGGCGACTTCGGCGGCCGCATCGTCGGCGCGATGATCTGCGTCGGCCTGATCTCCTCGATCTCTGCGATGATGTGGATCGGCCCGCGCGTGATGATGACCATGGGGGAGGACATTCCCGCCTTGCGCGTCTTCTCGAAGCGATCGGCCAGCGGCGCGCCGGCCTATGCCATCCTGTTTCAGCTCGTCGTCGCCAATCTGCTGCTGTTCACGCGCAGCTTCGAGGCCGTGCTCGACTTCATCCAGTTCGCACTCTTGTTTTGCTCGTTTTTCACGGTCGCCGGCGTCATCAAGCTGCGCATCACCGATCCCGATTTGCCGCGGCCCTATCGCACCTGGGGATACCCGTTCACGCCGCTCGTTTTCCTGCTCGTGACAGGGTTCATGATGTACTACCTGTTGACCGAGCGGCCGGTGCAGTCGCTCGCGGGGATGCTCGTCATGCTCTCGGGCCTGTTGATTTATGCTGTTTTCCGCAGGCGGCCGGTCGCCGCTGGCAATTCACACAATCGCGAATAG